Part of the Camelus dromedarius isolate mCamDro1 chromosome 11, mCamDro1.pat, whole genome shotgun sequence genome is shown below.
TGCTTGAACATGGTGGCGGTATAATGAAAGTTATACTGTACAACTTATCAGCAGGACTGTAgtttggaacagactgagaaagttcAGTCCTAGTGGATGCAAAGAGGTCAAGTAAAGGGTGAAGGATGATGACAATTTGGAGTATGCCAGCAGAAATAAGGAGAGGCAGACGGATTTTCATAAGTTTCCTGTGCATCACTGTCATTCTTTTACGGGAGACTGAATATAGTGACAAAGACAGCTATGTTACAAGGACAATCCCGAGATTCCTGTCTTCTGTACAGGGTGGATGGTATAGTAATTTGTGCTAAGATATAGAATGGAAAATTCTGGCATATTTTTCAAGGTGGGGTTTACTCACAAGTTTGGTTTGGGTGTGTCCTGTTGGGATGCCTCGAATTTCCGAGTGTGGTATCAATTAGAAACTGGATCTCAAATTTCAAAACTGGTACTGTGGGAGGTTACTGGTTAATGCATTATTGAAATTAAGATGAAAAGGGGACGTATCTAAATGTCAATGGAAGATATATAACATTAGAGACTTTATGTTATCAGCCAGCTTCAGGAATTGGTCTTCGTGGTCTTATAGATCATTTACTGAAGGAATTGGCTaaatacgttttttttttttaggacaaaAGAGGCTTAAAAATGGTAAGTGTCTTCAAAACCTTTACAAGGGACATTCTGATAGTaaatctttaccaaaaaaaaaaaaaaatagacttttacaATTTCACATATGCCCAACACTtgttcttcctctgtcttttttccattgagtTGAAATGACAGCttcttctaaaaaaaagaagtttcctGCTGTGTGTGCCTGGAACAGCAAATATATCTTTCTTCTAAAAAGTGAAGTTTGGGTTTAATATTTCTAGTATGCGTTGGAGGCTTTCTTACCAAAGtagttggaaattttaaaaatattagtgaaaTAAGAACTCTGAAGATAAAATGAATAAGATTTACATACAccgtattttattaatttatagatCAGCCTGTTAATTATAAAAAGATTACCAATTTTCCATTCATGAGATGCTCATTGTTTTTGGTCAATTCTCAAACTGGAGAAATCACGTGAGGATAGATGATTCTAGCCATTCAAATTTCTACTTAAGACGGGGTATAGCATAAATGCTATGTGTGTCACTGGCTTTcatataacaaaaacaaatatttgtaacaaTGCTCAGTTCATTAGGAACAGAATTATGACCTGGCTTTGCCTTTTTCCAATCACTGTTTAATCTTGCTCGTTTGAGTCCTCCTTTCATAGCCCTGGACTATCTCTGTCAGTTTCTGTAACTTTCAGATATCTTTTAATTATTGAAATTTAGTAAACTGAAATTTTGGAAACACATCTAATTCGAAACTCAGGCAATGCCTAACAGCTTCTAGACCCTGTGTCACCCAGGGAATTAAGTCAggggtgagagagaggaaaagggcaaATGTCTTTACTGGGTGAAACCCAGGTAGTTTACACTGTGGCTCAGTTGTTGATATATGAAGCTattagttttccatttttctggttCTTTGTTATCTTCCATCAGAGCTTTGtaattttcctcatatagattttatacatattttgttaaatttgtatttcagttggttattttttaaagcattctctAATCCACTCCTTTCAAACCTTGCTTTTAAAGATTGCTACAGTGAACCTCAAAAGTACAGCAATAACTGGATATGACATGGCCCTGACGTTGATGTTCACAGATCCCTCCAAACACTAGTGGATACAAGCAAGATCGGTCTTTAACATGTCATCATTTGAGGCTCCATTCAGGTGGGAGGACTTCAGCTGCCCCAGGTGCCACGTTCAGCAAACATGCAAATGGAGACCTGTAGTCCAGTTTCACCTTTTAGCAGGCATCCCGCTTCCGACGATGATTCTCTTTGTGGCACCAGCAACACCTTCAATATAATTAGATGTGCTCACAGCCCTCCCTTCCATCTAGTGTGAGAAGTGGAAGGCACATCTCCCCAGGAAGCCCAGTCTTACAAGTACAACAATTTCAACCTGCCTCACCCCTCCTCAGTCAGCCTTATATGCAGGTGGGTGCCTGGAGATGGCTGGGGTGATTTTCCACCTTTTTAGAAAACCCAGTTCTTATTGGCTCATTCTCAGTCTTCTTAAGAATTTAAAGTTCCTCTCCTTCAGCTGTATCTGCttctgaaattgataaacaagtgaaaaaagcCCCACTCCAGAGCATAAAAGCATAGTTCCAGTGAATATAATATCAATTTTTATTACAtgacttttaaaatgctttactatcttaaaaaaaatcttatagtGATAAATGTCATATCAGGTTTTATCATTTTGGAGGTCGGTGGAGGTACTGAGTATACTGAAGATTTCTGGTACTGAAAATCCGTGTAGGCCTGGAAGTCATGTCAAGTAGTCTTAACCTGGGGAGCTGTGCTGGGCGTGTCTCCCAGGAGTGGGCGTGTCTCCCAGGAGTGGGCCTGTCTCCCAGGAGTGGGCGTGCACTAGAAAGCATCTCACTGGTGTCCATGACTTTCTGTTACTTAAACTCAGGATCTGTGCACATCTTTCCCCTGCCGTACATTATATAATAGGGCATATTTGAGGTTGCTTTTTTGGATCTTCTCCTCATTCTTCTAAACCAACAGTCAGTATTGATAGGTCTCTAATGATATGTGtggaaaatagtcttttaaaCTTTTACCTTGGAGAGGAACTGCTTTGAAATTCAATGTGACTAGAATAATCAGTTGAACAAAGCAATAAACTGTGCAGAGAATGATAGAAAAATTGAGAGCAAAAacaatcacaattttaaaattagataaataGGGAAAAAAACTTGAATAGCAgtgtcatatttttataattggcctatatatatatatataatgtttatttcTCTAAAACTTAATTCATATGAAAAACCAAGAAATCAGCAgataagagaaaaggaagaatctAGCATTGGACAAAAATTCAGTGTCCCTCACTGGATTTACAAGTTAAATACTTAGAGGCGTATCACAGTGTACATTACTTGTCAGTATTTATTAGCAGTTGATTATTTCAGATGCCTGATTATTAAGATGTATACAGAGCAGACTAATTAGGAGCATGTACTCCACTTCAGGACTTAAATCACAGCATCCTATGTTTGGCACTAAAATGTGTTAATTacttcatattcatttttaatttttttctagagaagaacatttcattttctttggtcaAATGGTGTGAAACATACTAACCTTAATTCCACTACCACTgtagaagggaaaaaatgaatggTGTCCAGGACCCAGGAGATGCTCAGTACATTTGTTCATTGAATATTGTTGAACAAgtgataaataatttaaatcatttaataaGCAAATGATAGAAAAATGACCCTACCACATAGTTCCCCTGCCTAAACATTGAGAAACATGGAACAGATCCAAGGGTCTCTTGGTCGCCATCCTGTAAGTACGTGAATGACGCACCGTGTTGGCAGGGCGATCAGACACCTGGGTGACCTCTCTGTGCGGTAGTGTGAGGTTCAGGCCATTTGTCTGAAAGGGCTCCTTCGTGTTAGTCTCTGAAAGGCTTCCTTCACGTCCTGGTTCCTCAAGGTGTAGATGACGGGATTCAGAGCGGGCGTGACCACCGTGTACATGAGCGCAGCGGCTTTGTCTGTTTGCGGAGAGTGCGCAGCCTTCGGCTGGAGGCACGCGAACAGGGCGGTGCCATAGAAGAGAGAAACAACCAGGACGTGAGAGGAGCAAGTGGAGGAAGCTTTGCGTCTGCCGGCGGCCGAAGGGATTCCCAAGATGGTCAGCAGAACGCGCGCGTAGGAGCACAGGGTGAGCAGGCGGGGACTCATGACGAAGAGCGCGGACACAGCAAACAGCACAGTCTCATTGTGGGACGTGTCAACACAAGCCAGTTTCACGACAGGCATGATGTCGCAAAGAAAGTGCTGAATCTCTCCTGTTCCGCAGAAGGGCAGAGTGAAGACCCACGTGGTCTGGGCTGACTCCACCACGACCCCGGTGGTCCACGATGCTGCGGCCAATTTCAGGCACACGGGAGGGCCCATCAGCAGAGTGTAATGCAGCGGGTGACAGATGGCTACAAAGCGGTCATAAGCCATGGCTGCTAGCAGGCAGCACTCTGTCAGTCCCAGGATGGTAAATACGTACATCTGAGCTGCACAGCCTCCCACACTGATGGTCTTGGTCTCCACCAGCAGGTGCACCAGCATCTGAGGCCCCACGCTGGTGATGTAGCACAGCTCCAGAAAGGAGACGTTGACCAGGAAGAAATACATGGGCGTGTGCAGGGAAGGGGTGGCCCCGATCAAGCAGATGATGAGGAGGTTCCCTCCCACCGTGAACAAGTAAATGGTTAGGAACACAACAAAGAGCACAGGCTGTAACTCTTCCAGGGAGGAAAACGCCACAAACGTGAACGTGGTGCAGAGGGACCGGTTTCCACTCATAATCGGCTCAGAGCCAGGCATCTGTGGCGACAACAGAGAGCGCAGCTAATGCCTAAAGGAATCCCGTCACCTGGCGCAGGTCTCCATCCGACTCAGAGAAGGGAGCGTTCCTCGGATCAGAGGTCTGACGTGCGACCTACACACTTGGATTCCTTTTGCTACAGCTTTGGAAATAACTGCCCAATTAAACTGCATGCAAAACTTCTACCTGACCTTGAGTTCTGGattttcagagaaacagagaaaacaatggCGTTAATTTACAtaatctgatttttgtttttatcttgatATTCTACTCATATACACAGACTGTGATGTGAGTAATATGTACGAAGGCGTTTCAGTCGTAAAGGAGCCACATGAAACCTAAGTGAGAAGAGTTAAATACAAAGGTGCTATACCCCGTCCCTCTGGATTCCACAGTTTTCCCTTAGAGCTGCACTTAAGGGCTTGAAAGGGAAATTTTCTAGCCATTTATCTATTCTTGTTCTTACGTATTTTTACTCATTTTGATTTGACAAAAGTAAGACCATATTTACGCAGCTAAAATCTTGGAAACCAAAACTAACAGAATCTACTTTCTACAACCTCAGTGTAATTTTGCAGACAATTTTGAATGGGAGGACATACCTAGAACCACAAGGCAAACTTTCTGTTCCTTGTCAGGCTTGTAGACATCCTATAATTCCAAATTATAACATGGTGATGGAACAGGTAGTATTTATATTCTTACTGGAGACCATAGGGATTGCATCACCGCACAGTGTAACTATATTTGTCTCAAGGGGAATTTGTTCAAAACAACGATGACATTCAATGGAGATTTGGATTTCattatttgaatacatttttcaGAGGTAATCTTTTGCTTTCAGTTACATCATTTAAATTTCACTGTGTAAAACTAACAGTTTTTAATTGATTTCCatcttgaaatttaaataattattgaactGTATGGATATTTGACATAATAATCTTCCTTAAGCTTCTCCAATGGACAGTGACAGCTCAGGTCTTCATGATGTCAATAGACCCAATGCAGGACACAAAGTAGGCTCCATAAAGCCACAGAGAACATTCACCTTATTCATTGTCTATGATTAAATGGTCTGTAGTAGAAATAAATGGGCCTgatcaagaaaaaataattttttcagatactacatataagtgatatcatatagtagtTGTCTTTCTATGtttggcttactttacttagcataatcCCCATGTCCCCACCTCCGAGTAAATCTATGTTCTCACAAATGGCTggattttcttcactttttatggctgaataatattcctctttaacattggtcttggcaatgatttttagAATATGAAAAGGCAACGTATAGAATGAGAGAAAGTATCTGCAAACCAATAAGGGTTAATaccccaaatatataaagaacccatgcaactcaatagcaaaaaacaaataatagttAAAAAATGAGCAAGGGACCTGgatatacatttctccaaagaagatatataaacgggccaaaatgtatatgaaaaggtgctgaaCATCCCTAATTATAAGGGAAATCCAAGTCAAAAGCACCTTGAGATGTCATTCCACATCTGTTAGGATTGTGATTGTTAAAAAGCTAAGAGATACTAAGTGCTGataagaaaagggaatccttgtgcactgttggtgggaatgtaacttggcACAGCCATTATGGATAACAGTACTGAGggtcctcaaaatattaaaaacagaaccaccatatgatctggcaatctCACTAgtggatatatacccaaaggaaacaaaactattatttcaaagaaatatctgcacttccatgttcgctgcagcattatttacagtagccaagatacgaAAACTACCTGTGTCCACCTTTGCTgtgtttttatagtaaaatactaataaaacaaaacaaaaagctgataactgcatttttctaatttaatctcCATCTGGATTCTGTGTTGACTATTTCTGAATCTAATTCTGAAACcggaaaataatattaaaaatataagatgagtgcagctgacccttgaacaacacaggtttgaactgtgcataTCCACTTATATGCATTTTTTCCCCATACATACCTACATGATCCTTGCCTGGTTGAATCCACGGAGGCAGAACCACAGCAGAAATGGAAGGCAGACTGTAGTTATACCAGGATTTCTGACTGCTGGCGGGAAGGAGGCGGTGACTGTTCTCCCCTGCGTTGTTCAAGGATCAAGTGTACA
Proteins encoded:
- the LOC105101025 gene encoding olfactory receptor 10C1; its protein translation is MPGSEPIMSGNRSLCTTFTFVAFSSLEELQPVLFVVFLTIYLFTVGGNLLIICLIGATPSLHTPMYFFLVNVSFLELCYITSVGPQMLVHLLVETKTISVGGCAAQMYVFTILGLTECCLLAAMAYDRFVAICHPLHYTLLMGPPVCLKLAAASWTTGVVVESAQTTWVFTLPFCGTGEIQHFLCDIMPVVKLACVDTSHNETVLFAVSALFVMSPRLLTLCSYARVLLTILGIPSAAGRRKASSTCSSHVLVVSLFYGTALFACLQPKAAHSPQTDKAAALMYTVVTPALNPVIYTLRNQDVKEAFQRLTRRSPFRQMA